A window from Garra rufa chromosome 14, GarRuf1.0, whole genome shotgun sequence encodes these proteins:
- the ppm1da gene encoding protein phosphatase, Mg2+/Mn2+ dependent, 1Da: MDGIFSCRASIYYDQGGRKYMEDLVAMKQEDEPSEDELDAAERGEITAPDQNPDASIQDSIPGSITVTYVQDDEPSSPLQQASMPSSHPSKNSRRPRAVGMFAVFDGHGGPDAARFARRHLWDHIKKQRGFWSEDDEEVCAALRKGFISCHHAMWKKLPEWPKTVTGLPSTSGTTASIVVIRRDRMYVAHVGDSAVVLGVQDHPSDEFVRAVEITQDHKPDLPKERERIEGLGGSVIKKSGVNRVVWKRPRLTHNGPVRRSTVIDQIPFLAVARALGDLWSYDFYSGEFVVSPEPDTAVIKLDLKQHRYIILGSDGLWNMVSPQEAVSICQENENAKANNQKENVSNAVLLVNHALLRWRQRMLRADNTSAIVICLEPFGTSSQCLPPYETVYNLQGPKCGSVPKSCTNSLPTQVPDTQAQPVTEQQNCSCETSTIFESSPDSLTNSEDLPCNDSLENEAHCERVPTGKRVLEDPSSPVLKKPRPSLSPSPLQESSCTSSKKPNTQSSARSGGGGGGNGQKQSENVQVLLQQHGKTTVCVC, from the exons ATGGATGGGATATTTTCATGCCGAGCAAGTATTTATTATGACCAAGGCGGTAGGAAATATATGGAGGACTTAGTGGCGATGAAGCAGGAGGATGAGCCGAGTGAGGATGAACTGGACGCCGCTGAACGTGGCGAGATCACGGCACCAGATCAAAACCCCGACGCTTCAATTCAAGACTCCATCCCTGGATCTATCACTGTTACTTATGTTCAAGATGACGAGCCTAGCTCTCCTCTTCAGCAGGCGTCGATGCCCTCCTCTCACCCGTCCAAAAACAGCCGTCGGCCGCGGGCTGTGGGTATGTTCGCAGTGTTCGACGGACACGGGGGTCCGGACGCCGCGCGCTTTGCTCGACGCCATTTGTGGGACCACATCAAAAAACAAAGAGGCTTTTGGTCTGAGGACGACGAAGAGGTATGCGCGGCTCTGCGAAAGGGATTCATCTCTTGTCACCACGCCATGTGGAAGAAATTAC CGGAATGGCCAAAAACGGTTACAGGACTTCCCAGCACGTCGGGCACAACTGCAAGTATTGTCGTAATACGACGTGACCGTATGTATGTTGCCCATGTTGGGGACTCAGCAGTGGTGTTGGGGGTGCAGGATCACCCCTCTGACGAGTTTGTTCGAGCTGTAGAAATTACACAGGACCACAAACCTGACCTCCCGAAGGAAAGAGAGAGAATAGAGGGGCTCGGTGGAAG TGTCATTAAAAAGTCTGGAGTCAATAGGGTGGTGTGGAAGAGACCCAGACTCACCCACAATGGACCAGTAAGGAGGAGCACTGTCATCGATCAGATCCCATTTTTGGCTGTGGCCCGAGCTCTTG GTGACCTGTGGAGTTACGACTTCTACAGTGGAGAGTTTGTAGTGTCACCAGAGCCTGATACCGCTGTTATCAAGCTGGATTTGAAGCAGCACCGTTACATCATCTTAGGCAGTGATGGGTTATGGAACATGGTATCACCACAGGAAGCTGTGTCTATTTGCCAGGAAAATGAAAATGCCAAG GCAAATAACCAAAAGGAAAATGTTTCAAATGCCGTTCTGCTCGTGAACCATGCCTTACTGAGATGGCGTCAACGTATGCTCCGGGCTGATAATACCAGTGCCATTGTTATCTGTTTGGAGCCGTTCGGGACATCCTCTCAGTGCTTGCCACCCTACGAGACTGTGTATAATCTACAAGGACCAAAGTGTGGCTCCGTTCCTAAATCTTGCACCAACTCTTTGCCCACTCAG GTTCCTGACACTCAAGCACAGCCTGTCACGGAGCAGCAAAACTGCAGCTGTGAGACAAGCACGATATTTGAATCATCTCCTGATAGCCTTACAAACTCTGAAGACCTTCCTTGTAATGACTCACTGGAAAACGAGGCCCATTGTGAAAGAGTGCCTACAGGCAAACGGGTGTTAGAGGATCCCTCCTCACCTGTGCTGAAGAAACCCCGTCCTAGTTTGTCCCCGTCCCCTCTTCAAGAGTCCTCATGTACATCCTCAAAGAAACCGAACACACAGTCCTCGGCGAGGAGCGGTGGCGGTGGCGGCGGCAATGGTCAGAAACAGTCTGAAAATGTCCAAGTGCTGCTTCAGCAGCATGGGAAAACTACTGTATGTGTTTGTTGA
- the ccdc9 gene encoding coiled-coil domain-containing protein 9 isoform X2, giving the protein MSAVVDLKTKEEKDAELDKRIEALRKKNEALVKRYQEIQEDKKKAEQEGIAVTTTRKPRPHEPESERRKTEKENFTVTVDLSKPAGEKRVVNDRKPAGHRGDQVPEEEESGRPHGESPPHRTGSGRLSRGGHRGGRREPRLNKGEPWSERQPQDGEGGEGPARTERPSRGGRRGGGGRGGGGGGGGGMQGGSGSDRKSKEWEEKRRQNIEKMNEEMEKIAEYERGQMADGEKNPIRNFLDDPRRSGPIPETDRKEGSRRHVRNWGGIDFDNVKTGTEVDKEWTTRRPGGKGSVDMTLSMTGRERAEYLRWKKEREQIDEERLARHRNATGQWRREWDAQKTDTMFKEDSAVAGESTQEQSNRRARGRNAHVQQRSGPSEDSKRPPKASTFGDFLGQGPRQGGRVRGRGRGQGKSYSMHDNRWEGENEEEKGRKEEQEKEKDEEMVKGKENEKKDGTPKATLSDKKTDEGGLAEEEDDEWEDASDGEEEDVEEDEKADHEEDTKDAKPTEKSPTSTAPSTPSPKDQRTPRPKVHIPSPQETLSTPEGPKPLSPFSPLDGHQPVTDWGEEMEMLSPKSSLGESPLRPSSTESSPAQPKSDPAEHDTTTTLSQPEEPESKESTSPVVESASCETPKESVPTESPDTTTSSSHDTADPVVPPIPDSANQSNDSDVPIVEPDQSQPETNVGEETAVDSSDQPSSG; this is encoded by the exons ATG TCTGCTGTGGTGGATCTAAAGACGAAGGAGGAGAAAGACGCAGAGCTGGACAAAAGGATCGAAGCTCTACGGAAAAAGAATGAAGCTTTGGTCAAGAGATATCAG GAAATACAGGAAGATAAGAAAAAGGCTGAACAGGAGGGCATCGCTGTGACAACAACTCGCAAACCTCGCCCTCACGAGCCTGAGTCTGAACGGAGAAAGACGGAGAAGGAGAACTTCACAGTGACTGTTGACTTGTCCAAACCTGCTGGG GAGAAGCGGGTTGTGAATGACAGGAAACCTGCTGGTCATCGTGGTGACCAGGTTCCAGAAGAAGAAGAGTCTGGTCGGCCTCATGGTGAGAGTCCCCCCCACAGAACCGGATCAGGTCGGCTAAGCAGAGGTGGCCACCGCGGTGGAAGAAGAGAGCCTCGTTTAAACAAAGGCGAACCATGGTCAGAGAGGCAACCTCAGGATGGTGAAGGTGGAGAGGGTCCAGCTCGTACTGAACGCCCCTCTAGAGGAGGgcggagaggaggaggaggaagaggtggAGGTGGCGGTGGAGGTGGAGGAATGCAAGGAGGATCCGGTTCAGACAGGAAATCAAAG GAGTGGGAGGAAAAAAGGAGACAGAACATAGAGAAGATGAATGAAGAGATGGAAAAGATTGCTGAATATGAGAGAGGTCAAATG GCTGATGGAGAGAAGAACCCCATCAGGAACTTCCTTGATGACCCACGGCGTAGTGGGCCGATACCAGAAACTGACCGCAAGGAGGGAAGTCGACGGCATGTGCGCAATTGGGGTGGAATCGACTTTGATAATGTGAAGACTGGTACAGAGGTTGATAAAGAATGGACG ACTCGTAGGCCAGGTGGTAAAGGCTCAGTGGATATGACTCTGTCCATGACTGGTCGAGAAAGAGCCGAGTATCTACGCTGGAAAAAGGAGCGAGAGCAGATTGATGAAGAACGACTGGCTCGTCACCGTAACGCCACTGGCCAGTGGAGACGAGAGTGGGATGCCCAGAAAACAGATACAAT GTTCAAGGAGGACTCAGCTGTGGCTGGAGAGAGCACACAAGAACAAAGCAACAGGAGAG CTAGGGGGCGCAATGCCCATGTACAGCAACGCAGTGGACCTTCAG AAGACAGCAAGAGGCCACCCAAGGCATCAACCTTCGGGGATTTCTTGGGACAAGGACCCAGACAGGGAGGCCGTGTACGAGGGAGGGGTCGTGGTCAAGGCAAAAGCTACAG CATGCATGATAATCGATGGGAAGGAGAAAATGAAGAGGAGAAAGGAAGAAAGGAGGAGCAAGAAAAGGAGAAGGATGAAGAGATGGTCAAAGGAAAGGAAAACGAGAAGAAGGATGGCACCCCCAAGGCCACATTGTCAGACAAG AAGACTGATGAAGGAGGCCTTGCTGAAGAGGAGGATGATGAGTGGGAGGATGCCAGCGATGGTGAAGAGGAAGATGTGGAAGAGGATGAAAAAGCAGATCATGAGGAAGATACGAAAGATGCTAAACCAACAGAAAAGTCCCCTACCTCTACTGCACCCTCTACTCCAAGCCCAAAAGATCAACGTACCCCAAGACCCAAAGTCCACATTCCTTCCCCACAGGAGACGCTCAGTACACCAGAGGGACCTAAACCCCTCAGCCCTTTCTCCCCACTGGACGGCCACCAGCCAGTGACAGACTGGGGTGAAGAAATGGAGATGCTTTCTCCTAAGAGCAGTCTGGGTGAGAGCCCACTGAGGCCCAGCAGCACTGAAAGCAGTCCAGCTCAACCCAAGAGCGACCCAGCTGAACATGACACGACAACCACCCTCAGCCAGCCGGAAGAACCAGAAAGTAAAGAAAGTACATCTCCAG TGGTCGAATCAGCTTCCTGTGAAACACCAAAGGAGTCGGTACCAACTGAATCTCCTGACACAACCACCTCAAGCAGCCATGACACAGCAGATCCTGTAGTGCCGCCCATCCCAGACAGCGCCAACCAGAGCA ACGACAGTGACGTCCCCATTGTAGAGCCGGATCAGAGCCAGCCTGAAACGAATGTTGGAGAGGAAACGGCAGTGGATTCTTCAGATCAACCATCCTCAG GCTGA
- the ccdc9 gene encoding coiled-coil domain-containing protein 9 isoform X1: MSAVVDLKTKEEKDAELDKRIEALRKKNEALVKRYQEIQEDKKKAEQEGIAVTTTRKPRPHEPESERRKTEKENFTVTVDLSKPAGEKRVVNDRKPAGHRGDQVPEEEESGRPHGESPPHRTGSGRLSRGGHRGGRREPRLNKGEPWSERQPQDGEGGEGPARTERPSRGGRRGGGGRGGGGGGGGGMQGGSGSDRKSKEWEEKRRQNIEKMNEEMEKIAEYERGQMADGEKNPIRNFLDDPRRSGPIPETDRKEGSRRHVRNWGGIDFDNVKTGTEVDKEWTTRRPGGKGSVDMTLSMTGRERAEYLRWKKEREQIDEERLARHRNATGQWRREWDAQKTDTMFKEDSAVAGESTQEQSNRRAARGRNAHVQQRSGPSEDSKRPPKASTFGDFLGQGPRQGGRVRGRGRGQGKSYSMHDNRWEGENEEEKGRKEEQEKEKDEEMVKGKENEKKDGTPKATLSDKKTDEGGLAEEEDDEWEDASDGEEEDVEEDEKADHEEDTKDAKPTEKSPTSTAPSTPSPKDQRTPRPKVHIPSPQETLSTPEGPKPLSPFSPLDGHQPVTDWGEEMEMLSPKSSLGESPLRPSSTESSPAQPKSDPAEHDTTTTLSQPEEPESKESTSPVVESASCETPKESVPTESPDTTTSSSHDTADPVVPPIPDSANQSNDSDVPIVEPDQSQPETNVGEETAVDSSDQPSSG; the protein is encoded by the exons ATG TCTGCTGTGGTGGATCTAAAGACGAAGGAGGAGAAAGACGCAGAGCTGGACAAAAGGATCGAAGCTCTACGGAAAAAGAATGAAGCTTTGGTCAAGAGATATCAG GAAATACAGGAAGATAAGAAAAAGGCTGAACAGGAGGGCATCGCTGTGACAACAACTCGCAAACCTCGCCCTCACGAGCCTGAGTCTGAACGGAGAAAGACGGAGAAGGAGAACTTCACAGTGACTGTTGACTTGTCCAAACCTGCTGGG GAGAAGCGGGTTGTGAATGACAGGAAACCTGCTGGTCATCGTGGTGACCAGGTTCCAGAAGAAGAAGAGTCTGGTCGGCCTCATGGTGAGAGTCCCCCCCACAGAACCGGATCAGGTCGGCTAAGCAGAGGTGGCCACCGCGGTGGAAGAAGAGAGCCTCGTTTAAACAAAGGCGAACCATGGTCAGAGAGGCAACCTCAGGATGGTGAAGGTGGAGAGGGTCCAGCTCGTACTGAACGCCCCTCTAGAGGAGGgcggagaggaggaggaggaagaggtggAGGTGGCGGTGGAGGTGGAGGAATGCAAGGAGGATCCGGTTCAGACAGGAAATCAAAG GAGTGGGAGGAAAAAAGGAGACAGAACATAGAGAAGATGAATGAAGAGATGGAAAAGATTGCTGAATATGAGAGAGGTCAAATG GCTGATGGAGAGAAGAACCCCATCAGGAACTTCCTTGATGACCCACGGCGTAGTGGGCCGATACCAGAAACTGACCGCAAGGAGGGAAGTCGACGGCATGTGCGCAATTGGGGTGGAATCGACTTTGATAATGTGAAGACTGGTACAGAGGTTGATAAAGAATGGACG ACTCGTAGGCCAGGTGGTAAAGGCTCAGTGGATATGACTCTGTCCATGACTGGTCGAGAAAGAGCCGAGTATCTACGCTGGAAAAAGGAGCGAGAGCAGATTGATGAAGAACGACTGGCTCGTCACCGTAACGCCACTGGCCAGTGGAGACGAGAGTGGGATGCCCAGAAAACAGATACAAT GTTCAAGGAGGACTCAGCTGTGGCTGGAGAGAGCACACAAGAACAAAGCAACAGGAGAG CAGCTAGGGGGCGCAATGCCCATGTACAGCAACGCAGTGGACCTTCAG AAGACAGCAAGAGGCCACCCAAGGCATCAACCTTCGGGGATTTCTTGGGACAAGGACCCAGACAGGGAGGCCGTGTACGAGGGAGGGGTCGTGGTCAAGGCAAAAGCTACAG CATGCATGATAATCGATGGGAAGGAGAAAATGAAGAGGAGAAAGGAAGAAAGGAGGAGCAAGAAAAGGAGAAGGATGAAGAGATGGTCAAAGGAAAGGAAAACGAGAAGAAGGATGGCACCCCCAAGGCCACATTGTCAGACAAG AAGACTGATGAAGGAGGCCTTGCTGAAGAGGAGGATGATGAGTGGGAGGATGCCAGCGATGGTGAAGAGGAAGATGTGGAAGAGGATGAAAAAGCAGATCATGAGGAAGATACGAAAGATGCTAAACCAACAGAAAAGTCCCCTACCTCTACTGCACCCTCTACTCCAAGCCCAAAAGATCAACGTACCCCAAGACCCAAAGTCCACATTCCTTCCCCACAGGAGACGCTCAGTACACCAGAGGGACCTAAACCCCTCAGCCCTTTCTCCCCACTGGACGGCCACCAGCCAGTGACAGACTGGGGTGAAGAAATGGAGATGCTTTCTCCTAAGAGCAGTCTGGGTGAGAGCCCACTGAGGCCCAGCAGCACTGAAAGCAGTCCAGCTCAACCCAAGAGCGACCCAGCTGAACATGACACGACAACCACCCTCAGCCAGCCGGAAGAACCAGAAAGTAAAGAAAGTACATCTCCAG TGGTCGAATCAGCTTCCTGTGAAACACCAAAGGAGTCGGTACCAACTGAATCTCCTGACACAACCACCTCAAGCAGCCATGACACAGCAGATCCTGTAGTGCCGCCCATCCCAGACAGCGCCAACCAGAGCA ACGACAGTGACGTCCCCATTGTAGAGCCGGATCAGAGCCAGCCTGAAACGAATGTTGGAGAGGAAACGGCAGTGGATTCTTCAGATCAACCATCCTCAG GCTGA
- the ccdc9 gene encoding coiled-coil domain-containing protein 9 isoform X3, whose protein sequence is MSAVVDLKTKEEKDAELDKRIEALRKKNEALVKRYQEIQEDKKKAEQEGIAVTTTRKPRPHEPESERRKTEKENFTVTVDLSKPAGEKRVVNDRKPAGHRGDQVPEEEESGRPHGESPPHRTGSGRLSRGGHRGGRREPRLNKGEPWSERQPQDGEGGEGPARTERPSRGGRRGGGGRGGGGGGGGGMQGGSGSDRKSKEWEEKRRQNIEKMNEEMEKIAEYERGQMADGEKNPIRNFLDDPRRSGPIPETDRKEGSRRHVRNWGGIDFDNVKTGTEVDKEWTTRRPGGKGSVDMTLSMTGRERAEYLRWKKEREQIDEERLARHRNATGQWRREWDAQKTDTMFKEDSAVAGESTQEQSNRREDSKRPPKASTFGDFLGQGPRQGGRVRGRGRGQGKSYSMHDNRWEGENEEEKGRKEEQEKEKDEEMVKGKENEKKDGTPKATLSDKKTDEGGLAEEEDDEWEDASDGEEEDVEEDEKADHEEDTKDAKPTEKSPTSTAPSTPSPKDQRTPRPKVHIPSPQETLSTPEGPKPLSPFSPLDGHQPVTDWGEEMEMLSPKSSLGESPLRPSSTESSPAQPKSDPAEHDTTTTLSQPEEPESKESTSPVVESASCETPKESVPTESPDTTTSSSHDTADPVVPPIPDSANQSNDSDVPIVEPDQSQPETNVGEETAVDSSDQPSSG, encoded by the exons ATG TCTGCTGTGGTGGATCTAAAGACGAAGGAGGAGAAAGACGCAGAGCTGGACAAAAGGATCGAAGCTCTACGGAAAAAGAATGAAGCTTTGGTCAAGAGATATCAG GAAATACAGGAAGATAAGAAAAAGGCTGAACAGGAGGGCATCGCTGTGACAACAACTCGCAAACCTCGCCCTCACGAGCCTGAGTCTGAACGGAGAAAGACGGAGAAGGAGAACTTCACAGTGACTGTTGACTTGTCCAAACCTGCTGGG GAGAAGCGGGTTGTGAATGACAGGAAACCTGCTGGTCATCGTGGTGACCAGGTTCCAGAAGAAGAAGAGTCTGGTCGGCCTCATGGTGAGAGTCCCCCCCACAGAACCGGATCAGGTCGGCTAAGCAGAGGTGGCCACCGCGGTGGAAGAAGAGAGCCTCGTTTAAACAAAGGCGAACCATGGTCAGAGAGGCAACCTCAGGATGGTGAAGGTGGAGAGGGTCCAGCTCGTACTGAACGCCCCTCTAGAGGAGGgcggagaggaggaggaggaagaggtggAGGTGGCGGTGGAGGTGGAGGAATGCAAGGAGGATCCGGTTCAGACAGGAAATCAAAG GAGTGGGAGGAAAAAAGGAGACAGAACATAGAGAAGATGAATGAAGAGATGGAAAAGATTGCTGAATATGAGAGAGGTCAAATG GCTGATGGAGAGAAGAACCCCATCAGGAACTTCCTTGATGACCCACGGCGTAGTGGGCCGATACCAGAAACTGACCGCAAGGAGGGAAGTCGACGGCATGTGCGCAATTGGGGTGGAATCGACTTTGATAATGTGAAGACTGGTACAGAGGTTGATAAAGAATGGACG ACTCGTAGGCCAGGTGGTAAAGGCTCAGTGGATATGACTCTGTCCATGACTGGTCGAGAAAGAGCCGAGTATCTACGCTGGAAAAAGGAGCGAGAGCAGATTGATGAAGAACGACTGGCTCGTCACCGTAACGCCACTGGCCAGTGGAGACGAGAGTGGGATGCCCAGAAAACAGATACAAT GTTCAAGGAGGACTCAGCTGTGGCTGGAGAGAGCACACAAGAACAAAGCAACAGGAGAG AAGACAGCAAGAGGCCACCCAAGGCATCAACCTTCGGGGATTTCTTGGGACAAGGACCCAGACAGGGAGGCCGTGTACGAGGGAGGGGTCGTGGTCAAGGCAAAAGCTACAG CATGCATGATAATCGATGGGAAGGAGAAAATGAAGAGGAGAAAGGAAGAAAGGAGGAGCAAGAAAAGGAGAAGGATGAAGAGATGGTCAAAGGAAAGGAAAACGAGAAGAAGGATGGCACCCCCAAGGCCACATTGTCAGACAAG AAGACTGATGAAGGAGGCCTTGCTGAAGAGGAGGATGATGAGTGGGAGGATGCCAGCGATGGTGAAGAGGAAGATGTGGAAGAGGATGAAAAAGCAGATCATGAGGAAGATACGAAAGATGCTAAACCAACAGAAAAGTCCCCTACCTCTACTGCACCCTCTACTCCAAGCCCAAAAGATCAACGTACCCCAAGACCCAAAGTCCACATTCCTTCCCCACAGGAGACGCTCAGTACACCAGAGGGACCTAAACCCCTCAGCCCTTTCTCCCCACTGGACGGCCACCAGCCAGTGACAGACTGGGGTGAAGAAATGGAGATGCTTTCTCCTAAGAGCAGTCTGGGTGAGAGCCCACTGAGGCCCAGCAGCACTGAAAGCAGTCCAGCTCAACCCAAGAGCGACCCAGCTGAACATGACACGACAACCACCCTCAGCCAGCCGGAAGAACCAGAAAGTAAAGAAAGTACATCTCCAG TGGTCGAATCAGCTTCCTGTGAAACACCAAAGGAGTCGGTACCAACTGAATCTCCTGACACAACCACCTCAAGCAGCCATGACACAGCAGATCCTGTAGTGCCGCCCATCCCAGACAGCGCCAACCAGAGCA ACGACAGTGACGTCCCCATTGTAGAGCCGGATCAGAGCCAGCCTGAAACGAATGTTGGAGAGGAAACGGCAGTGGATTCTTCAGATCAACCATCCTCAG GCTGA